The Pseudopipra pipra isolate bDixPip1 chromosome 6, bDixPip1.hap1, whole genome shotgun sequence genome includes a region encoding these proteins:
- the SRSF5 gene encoding serine/arginine-rich splicing factor 5 isoform X1 translates to MSGCRVFIGRLNPAAREKDVERFFKGYGRIRDIDLKRGFGFVEFEDPRDADDAVYELDGKELCSERVTIEHARARSRGRGRGRYSDRFSSRRPRSDRRNAPPLRTENRLIVENLSSRVSWQDLKDFMRQAGEVTFADAHRPKLNEGVVEFASYSDLKNAIEKLSGKEINGRKIKLIEGSKRHSRSRSRSRSRSRSSSGSRSRSRSRSRKSYSRSRSRSHSKSRSVSRSPMPDKSQKRRSSSRSKSPSSVDRQRSRSRSRSVDSGN, encoded by the exons ATGAGCGGCTGCCGTGTCTTCATCGGGAGGCTGAACCCGGCCGCCAGGGAGAAAGATGTGGAGAGATTCTTCAAAGGATACGGCCGTATCCGCGACATCGACCTTAAGAGAGGGTTCGGGTTTGTG GAATTTGAGGATCCGAGGGATGCAGACGATGCTGTCTATGAATTGGATGGAAAAGAGCTTTGCAGTGAGAG ggtGACAATTGAGCATGCCCGAGCACGCTCGAGGGGTAGAGGCAGAGGGAGGTACTCTGACCGTTTCAGTAGCCGCCGGCCACGCAGTGACAGGAG AAATGCCCCACCTTTAAGAACAGAAAATCGCCTCATAGTGGAAAATTTGTCTTCCCGAGTCAGCTGGCAG GATCTCAAAGACTTCATGAGACAAGCCGGGGAAGTAACCTTTGCAGATGCACATAGACCTAAGTTAAATGAAGG GGTGGTTGAATTCGCCTCTTACAGTGATTTAAAGAATGCTATTGAAAAGCTTTCTGGTAAAGAAATTAATGGAAGGAAAATCAAACTAATCGAAGGCAGCAAAAGGCACAG TAGGTCCAGAAGCAGGTCGCGGTCGCGCAGCAGAAGCTCATCCGGGTCTCGTAGCCGTTCTCGTTCCCGCAGCCGCAAGTCTTACAGCAGGTCACGGAGCAGGAGCCATAGCAAGTCTCGGTCAGTTAGTAGATCTCCAATGCCAGACAAGAGCCAGAAACGTCGTTCATCCAGCAGATCAAAATCTCCATCATCTGTGGATCGGCAGAGGTCTAGATCAAGGTCCAGATCTGTTGACAGTGGCAACTGA
- the SRSF5 gene encoding serine/arginine-rich splicing factor 5 isoform X2, whose translation MSGCRVFIGRLNPAAREKDVERFFKGYGRIRDIDLKRGFGFVEFEDPRDADDAVYELDGKELCSERVTIEHARARSRGRGRGRYSDRFSSRRPRSDRRNAPPLRTENRLIVENLSSRVSWQPICVVGLMTRSACGLS comes from the exons ATGAGCGGCTGCCGTGTCTTCATCGGGAGGCTGAACCCGGCCGCCAGGGAGAAAGATGTGGAGAGATTCTTCAAAGGATACGGCCGTATCCGCGACATCGACCTTAAGAGAGGGTTCGGGTTTGTG GAATTTGAGGATCCGAGGGATGCAGACGATGCTGTCTATGAATTGGATGGAAAAGAGCTTTGCAGTGAGAG ggtGACAATTGAGCATGCCCGAGCACGCTCGAGGGGTAGAGGCAGAGGGAGGTACTCTGACCGTTTCAGTAGCCGCCGGCCACGCAGTGACAGGAG AAATGCCCCACCTTTAAGAACAGAAAATCGCCTCATAGTGGAAAATTTGTCTTCCCGAGTCAGCTGGCAG CCTATCTGTGTCGTTGGCCTTATGACGAGGAGTGCCTGTGGGTTATCCTAA